CATTGACTAGATCGGCGGCTAAACGAAGAGCATCCTTTTCGGGCGACCAATCCTTGAAGAAGCCGTCGAAGGCAGTGTACAGCGTGGTCTTCGGCAGGACCCTGTTGAGGGTAACCGTAACCATGTCGCCCAGCTCATAGAGGGCATCTTCGATGTCTTCTACCGAGACACCGATTACTGCCGCGAGCTCGTCGGTTTCCTTCTGCGGATCTCCAAATAATGCCGTTTTCGTTTCGCGAACGAAAATCTCCGCAATCGCCGTTGCGGTCTTCGAATGACTGGTGGTGGGCAGCTGCGTTGTCGCTGGTGCCTTTCCAAGTGGGGGTTTGCGCGAGATGCCGTGAATATCGTTTACAAGATCACGGATGCTTTCATCGAAATTCTCGTTTGTAATCTCAGGAGACATCATCCCTGAAAGCAATGCGGGGAGCTGGCTCGCCGGCAGTTCGTGTCGCAGGGCAACGAATCGCGCTTGTCCTGCAATGCGCTTCACAAGACCAGCATCCATTTCTTGATTAACCCAAGGCTTCTTCTGCGAACCGGGTGTCAACAGCACGATAAAATGGGTACATCCGGCGAGGCCTTCATCGATGCGCTGACGGAGACTGTCGCCTGCCTTCATCTCCCATTCCGCCCACCAAACGTCGATTCCGTGCTCCATCAGCGAATTTGCAATCCGCCGGGCGATATCACCGTCATCAAAGGAATAGCTCAAGAACGCTTTTGGTTTCAGAGTTTGGTCTGTTGCCATAAAAATGGTGGCCTCTCTATCGTCCCGGTCCATTTGCTCCTTTACATGGTCAAGAAGAGATTGTGTGCCTTCAATCTTAAGGTGAAGGTCCTCGATCGTGTTTCCCAAAACCAATACGGTCGGAAATTCGCCAGTCTCCGGATGGCGAATGGAGGCGAAACGCTGCCACAACTGTTCCTTCATCTGCTCGACTGCCGCTGTCTCAATATCCTTTGCGAAGGTACTGGCGTTGAAGGGCCGCCCTTTATACGTCAAAGCCATCATTCACTCCCATCGCCTTTATTCTTCATCATGTCGCCAAAGCCGGAACGGATTCTGCCAAATGAAGGGCGTCCGAATGTCTCTTGCGTAGCTCACGACATCGGTCGCAACTCTGATGCGCACTGATACCAATTCTCATCACTGGCCGAGATCTTTCCTCAGGATCGAGTAGAAGTCGCGCGTGGCTCTAAACCGCGCGACCCCTTCATTGAGCGTGGCACGTTTTTGAATGAGGCTGCGCTGAGCGGCCCTGGATGCCTTGGCATAGAGGTCAAGATCAGCATGGGAGCGAAGGTATGGCCATTTACGGAGATACTCGGGCGGTCGAGTCGCACCCTCCGCATATGTGGCCAAAGGATAGTCCTTTTCAGTCGCAACGCCGATTTCCCACGGCACCCACCAAGACTGTTGAGTTTTCTCCGAAACTACTGCCAGCAGTTGCGTACATTTGCCCATCTCAGTCTGGATATGCAGAGCGAGATCCTCGCCCTTCTGGATATTGGGATCGATTAGATCGAGGTAGCTATCAATCTCATGACGCGTCTTGAGCCGCCGGGCAATATCAGCTGCCAGCAGGCCGTCGGCGGCTTGATGGGAAATAAATACCTTTATCAAATCAAACCTCTTTCGACCAAACGACGATAATGCTCACCCAATGCGGTAAGTTTCGCGGTTCGGCTCTCCATTGCTGCGTAGTACATATGTGGAGCGCCGACCGGCACCAGCAAATTGACGCGATTGAACTTCTGCAAAATGGCAAAAACAGCGTTCTTGTCCGGGTCAGGATTGGGGCTATCCGGTTCATATTCCGGGCTAAGCGGAAACTCATAACCGGGCGAAGGAAAAAACTCCGCAATCCTTCGAAGATGGCCCAATTCCAAAGGTGGCTGGACGGATCGCAGCGATACGAATGTCTTCACATTGGTTTTGAATACCGGGCGTTGTGCCCATGGTCCGAGGGACTGATCGACATGCGCGTACACACCACCTGGCGTCACGTCGCCAACAAGGTTGGCTGCGGCACCACCTAGAGCGTCCACGAGAAGACCGGTGAACACGCCGGAACCATTTTCTTCTGTCGCGTATTGCTCCGCCGTCGAAGCGGTCAGGATTGTCATCCCATCAGACAGCTCTGACATCGCGGGTTGTCCCGGATCCTGGGCTATTCCGCCCCCGTGGCAGCTGTCCAAAATAATGACTTTATTGCGGGACTTCGACTTGTTGGCAAAGATCATAATGTCGGAGAGTGCCAACCCATCATCGCCGCTCTTTGTATCGCTGGCACAAAGATAGCCGCCTGTCGATTCAATGTAGCCGTGCCCCGCAAAATAAAGGAGTGCGATCTCGTCATCTCCTTCGAATAGTTCCTTTATGGCATCGCGCAGCTCTTGCCGCGTCGCCACGTCACCAGCGCCAGTGATCAACCGGACGCCGAAGTTCACGGAGCCGTCTGCATTGCGGTCCAGCATAGCCTTGACCGCATAAGCGTCGTTGACGCACCCATGGAGGCTGGAGATGTGCTTGTAGAAGTCAATCCCCACAACCAAAGCCTTACGCATGCCACTCCCCTTTGCCCGTTACAGTCTGTCGATAAAGTTCTTGATGTTGTCCCAGGTCCAAGGAACGGTAGTGACACCGTCAAGCTTTGAACGATCGTCGTTATAAACCCATATCGCCAGGATCGGCTTTTTCTCTTCTTTCGCGCACTGAATTTCCCATTTCTGACCAGAGGACCGCAGCGAGTTCTTGCTGGCGAGAGCAATCACCCCGTGCGATCGCCGGATACGCGTGCGCACCTTTTCCTTCCAATCTGTCTCGTAGGCCTCTTTGACAGACGTATCGATATACTCGAAAGGCGATTTCGTGTGCAGAGATTGGCCTTTAAGGAAGTCCCGTGACCGCTCATCCTCGATGGCAAACGCCACAAACACTATTTTCTTGTCACCCATGAGAATCATAGCCTCCACTTGATGTAGCCATTGGTTTCATTGCCATAGTTCGTCGGATAGGCGAAAAAAACGCGAAATCCATATTATGGAGCGGGACGGGCCGATCTGCTGAACGACGAGCCCTGCCGCCAACGAGCCCAGATCGCAGCAATCCTTGAGGCTCCTCCTGGTATTCCTGACGGCCTGCTCCCGCTTCAGCTGAGGATTGGCCTGACTATTCACGGCGCTATCAAGCGACACGCCACAGGTTCGAGCCGCTGTCAGGTCACGCCTCCATCAGCTGTAGATTCGGCAGCCGCACCTCGTGCGGCATTGAGAAAAAGGTGGCTGCCGCCGAAACGTGTTCGACGACAGCCAGGTCGCCCTGGGAGGTCGGGCGGAAGAAGGATGAGTCTTGGCGGGATCAACTGCGGGTATAACTGTCCGATCCGGCCAATCAGGCACAGAAGACACTTCATTGACACACGCAGAAACTGGAGAAAAAGCGGGGGCCGTTGAAACAGATCAACGACATCCGAATGACCTGAGAGGGCGGGGAAAAAGTCGCCACACTTAGGGTTGAAGTATGTTCAGGATCGACCGGTTGCTCGGCGTGGATGATGTGGCCGCTATGAAACGAACACTTGCATGTCTCGACCGAGGAGACCTCGGTCGTGCAGCTCACTGCAACCGGCTTCCACATGGCGAGATCCAGGTCCGTCTCTTTCATCAGGTTTCATCGCTTTCAACGTTATCCATCTTGCCCTCATCGCGTGCGAAGCGCAGGGCGGAAGAGGGGCTGCAGCCGTAGGCGCTCCTGTAGAGAACCGAGAAACGACTGAGATTGGAAAACTGGAGGCTCATCGCCAAGTCGGTTATACTCGTCATTCGGCCGGCCTTGATCGCGCCGTGCGCTGCAGCCAGCCTGTAACTACAGAGAATGCCAACGGGCGAGTCGCCGCGATGGCTACGGAACATCCTCTGCAGCGCCTGCGGGCTGCAGCCTGCAGCGACCGCGAGATCGTCGATGGTTATCGGGTTGGATAAGTTCTCCCGCATGAAGGCCTCGGCCTTGAGGAGTTGCCTTGGGGCATCCGTCAGCGATCCGCGCCCGAGTTCCTCGGCGAGGTTGTGCGGCGTCTTGGCAAACAGCTTCGCCAGTGCCAACTGTTGGTACGCTTTTGCCAATATCGGTCTTTCTTCAGAAGAAACGGAAGAAAGATCCTCTTCTGCCTGTCTGAGCGTTCGATAGAGGCCCAGCCCATCGTCTTCACAAAACCTGATCGGCGGCAGCACGAATTCCTGGACATATGGCCGCCCGGTCAAGTCCTCAAAGTGTCGCCGCAAGGTGGGCTCGGGAATGTGGAACGCCAACCACGAACTGTGAGGTTCGATAGCCAAGCGTTTTCCAGAACTTTCGCAGGCGCTTGCAACGTGGTTCGCGGGGATGGACAGAACCGAGCGCGCCGTGCGATCACTAATTTCCATCGCGCCGGCCAGCACGAAATAGATGCTGATGCGCGCCGTATTGCGTCTGGCGACGGCGCCGATACCGACGGAATGCTCGATGGTCACTATCGAGCCCGTGTGAAGATATTGTCGCCTGAACTTGAGTGAGCAATCTTCATCCGAATGGGCCGTGATCGTCCACCGCCAGTTCGGTTCCACGGCATCAAGATTGCGCCGGATCGCATCATTCGAACTTGCTTCGAAGCCAATACTTCTGAGCACACTCATCCACGATGCTCCCTTTTAGTCAAACCGCGACTCGGTCCCAATTGGTGGCGCGGGGCTGCGCCTTCGTTGTCATTATTGGAGGGTGCGCTCGGCGATCGTCGCATGAGCAGTACGTAGATCAGCGTGAACAGCCGTCGGGCGGTGTCTTTGTCGACGATCACCTTGGCCGCGAGCCGCTCTCTCAGTACTTCGGCGGCGTCGTTGTGAATGGCACGACGGCCCATGTCGATTGCTTCGAACCTGGCGGGGCTCGCGCCTGGCATGGCGTCGTAGAAACTCTCGCAGGTCAGGATGTAGTCCTTGAGCAGCCGGCGGAAGGGCGCGAGCGACAGGAAATGGCTCATGACATGCGCTCCCGCCTCGGTTGAGATATGCAATGCTAGCTGCGCCCCCGCCAAGGCGAGGCTGAGGCGATAGGGCCCGCCGTCATGACCGACTGGAATGAAGGTGTTCTTCTCGAGCAGGTCGTAGACGGCAATGGCGCGTTCCCGCTCGAAGTGGGGATTGCGGCTGCTGAACGAGCCGTCAAGCGTCACATGGCCCAGTCGGAACGCGGCGGCACTCATCGACGTTGCTCCGCTCGCGAGGCTTCAATGCCGATGGCGATACCCACTCCAGCACCGGTGCAGAGCTTCCTCAGACCGGGTTGTGGCACTTCTCGAACCGCTGCCGGGTGGCGTTCTGCAAAGAGCGCATAGAACAATGTGAACAGCCGCCGAGCGGTGTTTTTGTCAACAGTAACCTTCGGCGCGAGCCGCTCTCGGAGCACGTCCGAGGCGTCATCATGAATTGCCCGACGGCCCATGTCGATTGCTTCGAGCCTTTGCGGGTTCGGGTGTGTCAAGGCGTTGTGATAGCTTTCACAGATCAGGAAGTAGTCCTTGAACAGCCGACGGAACGAAGTGAGCGACAAGGAGTGTCTCACCACATGCGCGCCGTCCTCCGTCGTGATGTGCAGCGCCAAGCGTGAATCCGCTAATGCAAGACTGAGACGATAGGGGCCGCCCTCATGACC
The sequence above is drawn from the Sinorhizobium chiapasense genome and encodes:
- a CDS encoding toll/interleukin-1 receptor domain-containing protein, which codes for MALTYKGRPFNASTFAKDIETAAVEQMKEQLWQRFASIRHPETGEFPTVLVLGNTIEDLHLKIEGTQSLLDHVKEQMDRDDREATIFMATDQTLKPKAFLSYSFDDGDIARRIANSLMEHGIDVWWAEWEMKAGDSLRQRIDEGLAGCTHFIVLLTPGSQKKPWVNQEMDAGLVKRIAGQARFVALRHELPASQLPALLSGMMSPEITNENFDESIRDLVNDIHGISRKPPLGKAPATTQLPTTSHSKTATAIAEIFVRETKTALFGDPQKETDELAAVIGVSVEDIEDALYELGDMVTVTLNRVLPKTTLYTAFDGFFKDWSPEKDALRLAADLVNDPSMPHNTEEVAARYSWDVRRMNPALAYLMERKLIIDYRTLANDWYSFRVVATDHTRRFVKSRN
- a CDS encoding toll/interleukin-1 receptor domain-containing protein produces the protein MIKVFISHQAADGLLAADIARRLKTRHEIDSYLDLIDPNIQKGEDLALHIQTEMGKCTQLLAVVSEKTQQSWWVPWEIGVATEKDYPLATYAEGATRPPEYLRKWPYLRSHADLDLYAKASRAAQRSLIQKRATLNEGVARFRATRDFYSILRKDLGQ
- a CDS encoding caspase family protein, whose product is MRKALVVGIDFYKHISSLHGCVNDAYAVKAMLDRNADGSVNFGVRLITGAGDVATRQELRDAIKELFEGDDEIALLYFAGHGYIESTGGYLCASDTKSGDDGLALSDIMIFANKSKSRNKVIILDSCHGGGIAQDPGQPAMSELSDGMTILTASTAEQYATEENGSGVFTGLLVDALGGAAANLVGDVTPGGVYAHVDQSLGPWAQRPVFKTNVKTFVSLRSVQPPLELGHLRRIAEFFPSPGYEFPLSPEYEPDSPNPDPDKNAVFAILQKFNRVNLLVPVGAPHMYYAAMESRTAKLTALGEHYRRLVERGLI
- a CDS encoding TIR domain-containing protein, producing MGDKKIVFVAFAIEDERSRDFLKGQSLHTKSPFEYIDTSVKEAYETDWKEKVRTRIRRSHGVIALASKNSLRSSGQKWEIQCAKEEKKPILAIWVYNDDRSKLDGVTTVPWTWDNIKNFIDRL
- a CDS encoding helix-turn-helix transcriptional regulator, which encodes MSVLRSIGFEASSNDAIRRNLDAVEPNWRWTITAHSDEDCSLKFRRQYLHTGSIVTIEHSVGIGAVARRNTARISIYFVLAGAMEISDRTARSVLSIPANHVASACESSGKRLAIEPHSSWLAFHIPEPTLRRHFEDLTGRPYVQEFVLPPIRFCEDDGLGLYRTLRQAEEDLSSVSSEERPILAKAYQQLALAKLFAKTPHNLAEELGRGSLTDAPRQLLKAEAFMRENLSNPITIDDLAVAAGCSPQALQRMFRSHRGDSPVGILCSYRLAAAHGAIKAGRMTSITDLAMSLQFSNLSRFSVLYRSAYGCSPSSALRFARDEGKMDNVESDET
- a CDS encoding UPF0262 family protein; its protein translation is MSAAAFRLGHVTLDGSFSSRNPHFERERAIAVYDLLEKNTFIPVGHDGGPYRLSLALAGAQLALHISTEAGAHVMSHFLSLAPFRRLLKDYILTCESFYDAMPGASPARFEAIDMGRRAIHNDAAEVLRERLAAKVIVDKDTARRLFTLIYVLLMRRSPSAPSNNDNEGAAPRHQLGPSRGLTKREHRG
- a CDS encoding UPF0262 family protein; translation: MTAAMFRLYDVSLDGSLSGRNSHLKREQAIAIDDLLEYNTFVPVGHEGGPYRLSLALADSRLALHITTEDGAHVVRHSLSLTSFRRLFKDYFLICESYHNALTHPNPQRLEAIDMGRRAIHDDASDVLRERLAPKVTVDKNTARRLFTLFYALFAERHPAAVREVPQPGLRKLCTGAGVGIAIGIEASRAEQRR